In Aquabacterium sp. OR-4, the following proteins share a genomic window:
- a CDS encoding M20/M25/M40 family metallo-hydrolase, translated as MTLPLNDPLFAALDAWIAEHFDDEVAFLQALVRVPTDTPPGDNAPHAERTAELLAQFGYQAERHAVPADAVRAAGLQSITNLIVRRPQGAGAGGVGPTIALNAHGDVVPPGDGWTHPPYAAEIVDGALYGRAAAVSKSDFATYTFATRALEAVAAAQAARGLALRGTVELHFTYDEEFGGELGPGWLLAQGLTRPDLLLAAGFGHEVITAHNGCLQLAVTVHGVMAHAAIPHTGVDALQGANAILNALYAQNTVLRQRSSQVAGITHPYLNVGRIEGGTNTNVVPGQVLLKLDRRMIPEEDPVAVEAALRQLISEAAATVPGITVRIDRLLLAHAMQPLPGNRPLVAALQRHGQAVLGEPLAERGTPLYTDARLYAERGIPAVIYGAGPRSVRESNAKRADEHLQLSDLQAATRVVARMLADLLIA; from the coding sequence ATGACTTTGCCCCTGAACGACCCGCTGTTTGCCGCCCTCGACGCCTGGATCGCCGAGCACTTCGACGACGAGGTGGCCTTTCTGCAGGCCCTGGTGCGGGTGCCCACCGACACGCCGCCCGGCGACAACGCGCCGCATGCCGAGCGCACCGCCGAGCTGCTGGCGCAGTTTGGCTACCAGGCCGAGCGCCATGCCGTGCCGGCCGACGCGGTGCGCGCCGCCGGCCTGCAAAGCATCACCAACCTGATCGTGCGCCGGCCGCAAGGCGCCGGTGCTGGCGGCGTCGGCCCGACCATCGCGCTCAATGCCCATGGCGACGTGGTGCCGCCCGGCGATGGCTGGACGCACCCGCCCTACGCCGCCGAGATCGTCGACGGCGCGCTCTACGGCCGCGCCGCCGCGGTGAGCAAGAGCGACTTCGCCACCTACACCTTCGCCACCCGCGCGCTCGAGGCCGTGGCCGCCGCGCAGGCCGCGCGCGGCCTGGCGCTGCGCGGCACGGTGGAGCTGCACTTCACCTACGACGAAGAGTTCGGCGGCGAGCTGGGCCCCGGCTGGCTGCTGGCGCAAGGCCTCACCCGGCCCGACCTGCTGCTGGCCGCCGGCTTCGGCCACGAGGTGATCACCGCGCACAACGGCTGCCTGCAGCTGGCCGTCACGGTGCATGGCGTGATGGCCCATGCGGCGATCCCGCACACCGGGGTGGATGCGCTGCAGGGCGCCAACGCCATCCTCAACGCGCTGTATGCCCAGAACACCGTGCTGCGCCAGCGCAGCTCGCAGGTGGCCGGCATCACCCATCCCTACCTCAACGTGGGCCGCATCGAGGGCGGCACCAACACCAACGTGGTGCCGGGCCAGGTGCTGCTCAAGCTCGACCGGCGCATGATCCCCGAGGAAGATCCGGTGGCCGTGGAGGCCGCGCTGCGCCAGCTGATCAGCGAGGCCGCGGCCACGGTGCCGGGCATCACGGTGCGCATCGACCGCCTGCTGCTGGCCCATGCCATGCAGCCGCTGCCCGGCAACCGGCCGCTGGTGGCGGCCCTGCAGCGCCATGGCCAGGCGGTGCTCGGCGAGCCGTTGGCCGAGCGCGGCACGCCGCTCTACACCGATGCCAGGCTGTATGCCGAACGCGGCATTCCGGCGGTGATCTACGGTGCCGGCCCGCGCAGCGTGCGCGAAAGCAATGCCAAGCGGGCCGACGAGCACCTGCAGCTCAGCGACCTGCAGGCCGCCACCCGGGTGGTGGCGCGCATGCTGGCCGATCTGCTGATCGCCTGA
- a CDS encoding sensor histidine kinase — protein sequence MSAHLPRETQALAAAAAAADVAADVGQGGRNRPLAAGTAAAGPAAAAATAPARNGRGTALSRWVAPAVLLALVVAWAAVGAVLTLKWRHAIAVEQLHSANLARILQEQTVRVLASADQATLRLRDALRSGELAPGDIAHYANETGLAPRILVQLALVGADGRLLASNLDPDGSRSGHVDLSEREHIRVHLAQPAGTAGGSVSAGGLFIGKPVLGKVSGRWTIQLSRRIDGPQGQTLGVVVASLDPAYFEDVYRGVALGAQGGVALVGSDAVVRAQVIGGRSQGMGSRLDAAEMPGAAASAGHVTATRAADPVPRLVSHQAVAGYPLHVAVLRATDEALASWRDTRTLALLLTALLSLAMLGAAAIFHLGLRRLEDSHAALQLSEAAAQSANQAKTDFLAAISHELRTPLTSIRGFAELMEQRLPQPRQRQQAGLIRQAAEYLNTLLTEILDLAKVEAGAMQVVNAPVDLRAVVEGAASFYAITAAEKGLALRVRVADAVPSSLIADELRIKQILNNLLSNAFKFTCSGEVCIEAELAPAAACGGSQPCWLLHVSDTGPGIAAELHGRIFERFRQGHDRVAFEHGGTGLGLALSRALAGLMGGTLAVHSAPGQGARFTLSVPLQA from the coding sequence GTGTCCGCCCACCTGCCCCGCGAAACCCAGGCCCTGGCCGCGGCCGCGGCTGCGGCCGACGTTGCGGCCGACGTTGGGCAGGGCGGCCGCAATAGGCCGCTGGCTGCCGGCACCGCCGCGGCGGGCCCGGCCGCGGCCGCTGCCACCGCCCCGGCCCGCAACGGCCGCGGCACCGCGCTCAGCCGCTGGGTGGCACCGGCCGTGCTGCTGGCGCTGGTGGTGGCCTGGGCGGCGGTGGGCGCGGTGCTCACGCTCAAGTGGCGCCATGCCATCGCGGTGGAGCAGCTGCACAGCGCCAACCTGGCGCGCATCCTCCAGGAGCAGACGGTGCGGGTGCTGGCCAGTGCCGACCAGGCCACGCTGCGCCTGCGCGATGCGCTGCGCAGTGGCGAGCTGGCGCCGGGCGACATCGCGCACTACGCCAACGAGACCGGCCTGGCGCCCAGGATCCTGGTGCAGCTGGCCCTGGTGGGGGCCGACGGCCGGCTGCTGGCCAGCAACCTCGACCCCGACGGCAGCCGCTCGGGCCATGTCGACCTGTCGGAGCGCGAGCACATCCGCGTGCACCTGGCCCAGCCGGCCGGCACGGCGGGCGGGTCGGTGTCGGCCGGCGGCCTGTTCATCGGCAAGCCGGTGCTGGGCAAGGTGTCCGGGCGCTGGACGATCCAGCTCTCGCGCCGCATCGACGGCCCGCAGGGCCAGACCCTGGGCGTGGTGGTGGCCTCGCTCGACCCGGCCTACTTCGAGGACGTGTACCGCGGCGTGGCCCTCGGCGCGCAGGGCGGCGTGGCCCTGGTGGGCAGCGATGCCGTGGTGCGCGCCCAGGTCATCGGCGGGCGCAGCCAGGGCATGGGCAGCCGGCTCGACGCCGCCGAGATGCCGGGCGCGGCGGCCTCGGCCGGGCATGTCACGGCCACCCGCGCCGCCGATCCGGTGCCGCGCCTGGTGAGCCACCAGGCCGTGGCCGGCTACCCGCTGCACGTGGCCGTGCTGCGCGCCACCGACGAGGCCCTGGCCAGCTGGCGCGACACCCGCACGCTGGCGCTGCTGCTGACCGCGCTGCTGAGCCTGGCCATGCTGGGCGCCGCGGCGATCTTCCACCTGGGCCTGCGCCGGCTGGAGGACAGCCACGCCGCGCTGCAGCTCAGCGAGGCCGCGGCCCAGTCGGCCAACCAGGCCAAGACCGACTTCCTGGCCGCCATCTCGCACGAGCTGCGCACGCCGCTGACCAGCATCCGCGGTTTTGCCGAGCTGATGGAACAGCGCCTGCCGCAGCCGCGCCAGCGCCAGCAGGCCGGCCTGATCCGCCAGGCGGCCGAGTACCTGAACACCCTGCTCACCGAGATCCTGGATCTGGCCAAGGTCGAGGCCGGCGCCATGCAGGTGGTCAACGCGCCGGTGGACTTGCGCGCGGTGGTCGAGGGCGCGGCCTCGTTCTACGCCATCACGGCGGCCGAAAAGGGCCTGGCGCTGCGCGTGCGGGTGGCCGATGCGGTGCCGTCCAGCCTCATCGCCGACGAGCTGCGCATCAAGCAGATCCTGAACAACCTGCTGTCCAACGCCTTCAAGTTCACCTGCAGCGGCGAGGTGTGCATCGAGGCCGAACTGGCGCCTGCGGCGGCCTGCGGCGGCAGCCAGCCGTGCTGGCTGCTGCATGTCAGCGACACCGGGCCGGGCATCGCGGCCGAGCTGCATGGCCGCATCTTCGAGCGCTTTCGCCAGGGCCACGACCGGGTGGCCTTCGAGCATGGCGGCACCGGCCTGGGCCTGGCGCTGTCGCGCGCACTGGCCGGCCTGATGGGCGGCACGCTGGCCGTGCACAGCGCGCCGGGCCAGGGCGCCCGCTTCACGCTCAGCGTGCCCTTGCAGGCCTGA
- a CDS encoding beta-ribofuranosylaminobenzene 5'-phosphate synthase family protein yields the protein MLSTLATPCPPGPQPAAEAGAVVTVSAPGRLHLGFLDPAGSLGRRFGSVGLVIDGPATELSLGRAGHDAVLAGTPAALAEAERASAWLHTLRQRSGCHAPLRLQLHQVLPAHAGFGSGTQLALALGRAFARLHGLALDSATLAHWLGRGLRSGIGIAGFDQGGLLLDGGPGADGRPAPLLARLALPEAWRVVLVLDPAHRGLSGPQERSAMASLPPLPQALAADICHQVLMRVLPGAAGQDFALFAAGVTGMQQRLGAHFAAAQGGSAYTNPAVGRLLHWMADSEAGIESGSGNGIGTSNASTAAAGIGQSSWGPTGFAIVESQARAEALCAAARRAGLVAPGLVLQITRPRQRGAEVAVQAAGAPSPRALPAAQPVA from the coding sequence ATGCTGTCCACCCTTGCCACCCCCTGCCCGCCCGGGCCGCAGCCAGCGGCTGAGGCCGGCGCCGTGGTCACGGTGTCGGCGCCCGGCCGCCTGCACCTGGGCTTTCTGGATCCGGCCGGCAGCCTGGGCCGGCGCTTTGGCAGCGTGGGCCTGGTCATCGACGGCCCGGCCACCGAGCTGAGCCTGGGCCGCGCCGGGCACGATGCCGTGCTGGCCGGCACACCGGCCGCGCTGGCCGAGGCCGAGCGCGCCAGCGCCTGGCTGCACACGCTGCGCCAGCGCAGCGGCTGCCACGCGCCGCTGCGGCTGCAGCTGCACCAGGTGTTGCCAGCGCATGCCGGCTTCGGCTCGGGCACGCAGCTGGCGCTGGCGCTGGGCCGCGCCTTTGCCCGCCTGCATGGCCTGGCGCTCGATTCGGCCACGCTGGCGCACTGGCTGGGCCGCGGCCTGCGCTCGGGCATCGGCATCGCCGGCTTCGACCAGGGCGGCCTGCTGCTCGATGGCGGCCCCGGCGCCGATGGCCGCCCCGCGCCGCTGCTGGCGCGCCTGGCCCTGCCCGAGGCCTGGCGCGTCGTGCTCGTGCTCGATCCGGCCCACCGCGGCCTGTCGGGCCCGCAAGAGCGCAGCGCCATGGCCAGCCTGCCGCCGCTGCCGCAGGCCCTGGCCGCTGACATCTGCCACCAGGTGCTGATGCGCGTGCTGCCCGGCGCGGCCGGCCAGGATTTCGCGCTGTTTGCCGCCGGCGTGACCGGCATGCAGCAGCGCCTGGGCGCGCACTTCGCGGCCGCCCAGGGCGGCAGCGCCTACACCAACCCGGCCGTGGGCCGGCTGCTGCACTGGATGGCCGACAGCGAAGCCGGCATTGAATCCGGCAGCGGCAACGGCATCGGTACCAGCAACGCCAGCACGGCCGCTGCCGGCATCGGCCAGAGCTCCTGGGGGCCCACCGGCTTTGCCATCGTCGAATCACAGGCCCGGGCCGAGGCCCTGTGTGCCGCCGCACGCCGGGCCGGCCTGGTGGCGCCCGGCCTCGTGCTGCAGATCACCCGGCCGCGCCAGCGCGGCGCCGAGGTGGCCGTGCAGGCCGCTGGTGCGCCAAGCCCGCGTGCGCTGCCCGCCGCCCAGCCGGTGGCCTGA
- a CDS encoding NAD(P)-dependent methylenetetrahydromethanopterin dehydrogenase encodes MERRHILHLFTPGRQASPFDVNMAADAGYDLVVPYCQVDADGVAAMTQDAIFSRGPKGVARTGIFIGGRDALLAADMLARAQAAMVPPFSVSLMADPSGAYTTAAAMLACVEAALQQRHGQGLAGQQVLVLGGTGPVGRVAAVLAAQAGARVRLASHRGRPHADAAAAETAQRFGVPIDGASTADAAALAEALAGTDLLLACAAAGVQVVDASALQQAVRLKVAADVNAVPPAGIAGVGVMDQQQPLAGSGAVGIGALAIGNVKYQTQHRLLLQMREASRPVVLGFAEALHTARSWLAEQPAAPSR; translated from the coding sequence ATGGAACGCCGCCACATCCTGCACCTGTTCACCCCCGGCCGGCAGGCCAGCCCCTTTGACGTGAACATGGCCGCCGACGCCGGCTACGACCTGGTGGTGCCCTACTGCCAGGTGGACGCCGACGGCGTGGCCGCGATGACCCAGGACGCCATCTTCTCGCGCGGCCCCAAGGGCGTGGCGCGCACCGGCATCTTCATCGGCGGGCGCGATGCACTGCTGGCGGCCGACATGCTGGCGCGCGCCCAGGCGGCGATGGTGCCGCCCTTCAGCGTGTCGCTGATGGCCGACCCGAGCGGTGCCTACACCACCGCCGCGGCCATGCTGGCCTGCGTGGAAGCCGCGCTGCAGCAGCGCCACGGCCAGGGCCTGGCCGGGCAGCAGGTGCTGGTGCTGGGCGGCACCGGGCCGGTGGGCCGCGTGGCCGCCGTGCTGGCGGCCCAGGCCGGTGCCCGAGTGCGCCTGGCCAGCCACCGCGGCCGCCCGCATGCCGACGCCGCGGCGGCCGAGACCGCGCAGCGCTTTGGCGTGCCGATCGACGGCGCCTCCACCGCCGACGCCGCCGCGCTGGCCGAGGCCCTGGCCGGCACCGATCTGCTGCTGGCCTGCGCCGCGGCCGGCGTGCAGGTGGTGGACGCCAGCGCGCTGCAGCAGGCCGTGCGGCTGAAGGTGGCGGCCGATGTCAACGCCGTGCCACCGGCCGGCATTGCCGGCGTTGGCGTGATGGACCAGCAGCAGCCGCTGGCCGGCAGCGGCGCGGTGGGCATCGGTGCGCTGGCCATCGGCAACGTCAAGTACCAGACCCAGCACCGCCTGCTGCTGCAGATGCGCGAGGCCAGCCGCCCGGTGGTGCTGGGCTTTGCCGAGGCCCTGCACACCGCGCGCAGCTGGCTGGCCGAGCAACCTGCCGCGCCCTCGCGCTGA
- a CDS encoding ATP-grasp domain-containing protein, which yields MAVLAVAGLSARAMAEAAARDGLRVVALDLFGDRDTRRASQAWRCIGDADTLRIDPARLLPALQALARDGDVLGWVAGSGFDDQPELLAAGAAVLPLRGTAPEAAARVRDARQFFGLLDALQVPHPEVRWQRPATPQGWLLKNARGCGGWHIRPASAVGSAQPPEHHLYQRQVAGTPMSLTFLANGRAARVLGCNRLLVQAMGGHPFVFCGAIGPVPCPPAVAAQAGAALERLVPALALQGLGSLDFMLHEGQMLVLEINARPPASMALYPQVQGEGLMQAHLRACMQGRLPALATVPPHLLAHLPAHSPAHSPAHAPTPTPPCTPHAGPAATRAAPVRGIEIVHAPRALRLDDSAARWLARRGDVHDVPARATRFAAGHPVCSVSAAGRDAATVRRQLRRTRDDLLLQLEAPP from the coding sequence ATGGCCGTGCTGGCGGTGGCGGGCCTGTCGGCCCGGGCAATGGCCGAGGCCGCGGCCCGCGACGGCCTGCGCGTGGTGGCGCTCGACCTGTTTGGCGACCGCGACACGCGCCGCGCCAGCCAGGCCTGGCGCTGCATCGGCGATGCCGACACGCTGCGCATCGACCCCGCCCGCCTGCTGCCGGCGCTGCAGGCACTGGCGCGCGATGGCGACGTGCTGGGCTGGGTGGCCGGCAGCGGCTTCGACGACCAGCCCGAGCTGCTGGCCGCCGGCGCCGCGGTGCTGCCGCTGCGGGGCACCGCGCCCGAGGCCGCGGCGCGGGTGCGCGATGCGCGCCAGTTCTTCGGTCTGCTCGACGCGCTGCAGGTGCCCCATCCCGAGGTGCGCTGGCAGCGCCCGGCCACGCCCCAGGGCTGGCTGCTGAAAAACGCCCGCGGCTGCGGCGGCTGGCACATCCGCCCGGCCAGCGCGGTGGGCAGTGCCCAGCCGCCCGAGCACCACCTGTACCAGCGCCAGGTGGCCGGCACGCCGATGTCGCTCACCTTCCTGGCCAATGGCCGCGCCGCGCGGGTGCTGGGCTGCAACCGGCTGCTGGTGCAGGCCATGGGTGGCCACCCCTTCGTCTTCTGTGGTGCGATCGGGCCGGTGCCCTGCCCGCCCGCCGTGGCGGCGCAGGCCGGCGCGGCCCTCGAGCGGCTGGTGCCGGCACTGGCGCTGCAGGGCCTGGGCAGCCTCGACTTCATGCTGCACGAGGGCCAGATGCTGGTGCTCGAGATCAATGCCCGGCCGCCGGCCAGCATGGCGCTGTACCCGCAGGTGCAGGGCGAGGGCCTGATGCAGGCCCATCTGCGCGCCTGCATGCAGGGCCGCTTGCCGGCGCTGGCGACAGTGCCACCCCACTTGCTGGCCCACTTGCCGGCCCACTCGCCAGCCCACTCGCCAGCCCACGCGCCGACACCCACGCCGCCCTGCACGCCGCACGCCGGCCCGGCGGCCACGCGGGCGGCGCCGGTGCGCGGCATCGAGATCGTGCATGCGCCGCGCGCGCTGCGGCTGGACGACAGCGCGGCGCGCTGGCTGGCCCGGCGCGGCGATGTGCACGACGTGCCAGCGCGCGCCACCCGCTTTGCCGCCGGCCATCCGGTGTGCAGCGTCAGCGCGGCCGGGCGCGACGCCGCCACCGTGCGCCGCCAGCTGCGCCGCACCCGAGACGACCTGCTGCTGCAACTCGAGGCTCCGCCATGA
- the mch gene encoding methenyltetrahydromethanopterin cyclohydrolase, giving the protein MTAPRPTHPSQATEAGPHAVPQPAPSVNALARPALARLLDQADALRVQVAPGPSGVCLVDAGIACRGSVEAGLLIAEICLGGLGQVRLRADGHAAWPGWVEVNSAQPVLACLGSQYAGWSLAASKDETGGRRFFSLGSGPARALAAKEPLFAELGYRDRADAGVLVLEVDRLPPPVIVDKLLRDCALPASALTLILTPTTSLAGITQVVARVLEVALHKAHQLGFALADIVSGSATAPLPAPCADGVMAMGRSNDAILYGGRVHLTVSGSDAAARDLAARLPSCNSAAHGRSFAEIFSAADHDFYKIDGALFAPAQVWVSNLDSGNTWQGGGTRLDLLQSLWLGAGQ; this is encoded by the coding sequence ATGACCGCCCCCCGCCCCACCCACCCCTCCCAGGCCACCGAGGCCGGCCCCCACGCCGTGCCGCAGCCGGCGCCCAGCGTCAACGCGCTGGCGCGCCCGGCGCTGGCGCGGCTGCTGGACCAGGCCGATGCCCTGCGCGTGCAGGTGGCGCCCGGGCCTTCGGGCGTGTGCCTGGTGGATGCCGGCATCGCCTGCCGCGGCAGCGTCGAGGCCGGCCTGCTGATTGCCGAGATCTGCCTGGGGGGCCTGGGCCAGGTGCGGCTGCGCGCCGATGGTCACGCGGCCTGGCCCGGCTGGGTCGAGGTCAACAGCGCCCAGCCGGTGCTGGCCTGCCTGGGCAGCCAGTACGCCGGCTGGAGCCTGGCCGCCAGCAAGGACGAAACCGGCGGCCGCAGGTTCTTCTCGCTGGGCTCGGGGCCGGCCCGCGCGCTGGCCGCCAAGGAGCCGCTGTTTGCCGAGCTGGGCTACCGCGACCGGGCCGATGCCGGCGTGCTGGTGCTCGAGGTCGACCGCCTGCCGCCGCCGGTGATCGTGGACAAGCTGCTGCGCGACTGCGCGCTGCCGGCCAGCGCGCTGACGCTGATCCTCACCCCCACCACCAGCCTGGCCGGCATCACCCAGGTGGTGGCCCGCGTGCTGGAGGTGGCGCTGCACAAGGCCCACCAACTGGGCTTTGCGCTGGCCGACATCGTCAGCGGCTCGGCCACCGCGCCGCTGCCGGCGCCCTGTGCCGACGGCGTGATGGCCATGGGCCGCAGCAACGACGCCATCCTCTACGGCGGACGCGTGCACCTGACGGTGAGCGGCAGCGATGCCGCGGCACGCGACCTGGCGGCCCGCCTGCCGTCGTGCAACTCGGCCGCGCATGGCCGCTCGTTTGCCGAGATATTCAGCGCCGCCGACCACGACTTCTACAAGATCGACGGCGCGCTGTTTGCGCCGGCCCAGGTGTGGGTCAGCAACCTCGACAGCGGCAACACCTGGCAGGGCGGCGGCACCCGCCTGGATCTGCTGCAAAGCCTGTGGCTGGGGGCCGGCCAGTGA
- a CDS encoding ATP-grasp domain-containing protein has product MSGPRIALLADERGWHTRQLQAALRARGASGHCVDLADCHIDTTASRHGLVLPGFGRGLPDAALVRGIAGGSFEQVTKRLGVLHALRELGVPVYNDARAIERSVDKSMTSLLLHAAGIPGPATWATESQAQAQRITMREAARGHALVLKPLFGSQGHGLQRVGQVDGVFQPVPELATAYGGLAYLQRYVPPLEEPGFDWRVLVVGGRAVAAMRRVSRHWVHNIAQGAQAMPAVLTPALAELAERSTQALGLDYAGIDLLPAARGAPLQVIEANGVAAWQGLQRVTGFNIARVLVDDLLDRRLAGARARCPVPQLAPGA; this is encoded by the coding sequence GTGAGCGGCCCGCGCATCGCGCTGCTGGCCGACGAGCGCGGCTGGCACACCCGCCAGCTGCAGGCCGCGCTGCGTGCGCGCGGCGCCAGCGGCCACTGCGTGGACCTGGCCGACTGCCACATCGACACCACGGCCAGCCGCCACGGCCTGGTTCTGCCGGGCTTTGGCCGCGGCCTGCCCGATGCGGCCCTGGTGCGCGGCATTGCCGGCGGCAGCTTCGAGCAGGTGACCAAGCGCCTGGGCGTGCTGCACGCGCTGCGCGAGCTGGGCGTGCCGGTCTACAACGACGCCCGGGCCATCGAGCGCAGCGTCGACAAGTCGATGACCAGCCTGCTGCTGCATGCGGCCGGCATTCCCGGCCCGGCGACCTGGGCCACCGAGTCGCAGGCCCAGGCCCAGCGCATCACGATGCGCGAGGCCGCGCGCGGCCATGCGCTGGTGCTCAAGCCGCTGTTCGGCTCGCAGGGCCATGGCCTGCAGCGGGTGGGCCAGGTGGACGGCGTGTTCCAGCCGGTGCCCGAGCTGGCCACGGCCTATGGCGGCCTGGCCTATCTGCAGCGCTACGTGCCGCCGCTCGAGGAGCCGGGCTTCGACTGGCGGGTGCTGGTGGTGGGCGGGCGGGCGGTGGCGGCGATGCGGCGGGTCAGCCGGCACTGGGTGCACAACATCGCGCAGGGCGCCCAGGCCATGCCGGCGGTGCTGACCCCGGCTCTGGCCGAGCTGGCCGAGCGCAGCACCCAGGCGCTGGGGCTCGATTACGCCGGCATCGACCTGCTGCCCGCCGCCCGCGGCGCACCGCTGCAGGTGATCGAGGCCAATGGCGTGGCCGCCTGGCAGGGCCTGCAGCGCGTCACCGGCTTCAACATCGCCCGCGTGCTGGTCGACGACCTGCTGGACCGCCGCCTGGCCGGCGCGCGCGCGCGGTGCCCGGTGCCGCAGCTGGCGCCAGGGGCATGA
- a CDS encoding triphosphoribosyl-dephospho-CoA synthase → MIRTAGIRDAFVQACALDVAVRKPGNVSHASPGHGMQAAQFEASAEAAAGPLCRAGASVGQRIVTAQAASWRAAGCNTNLGIVLLCAPLAAAAEQCLAAAAEQSLAAAAEHGLAAAARPPWAGAAAPAVAQPPPQPLQPAGLRAALQQVLGALDRHDAQAAFTAIAAAQPGGLGEAPTQDVHGPATLGLRAAMALAAERDRIARQYRDGFADLFDTALPAWAAACGGQPLAPPPWAGPGGDAAGHRAVLRLYLALLARWPDSHIVRKHGEAVAHTVMALAQGWQRRAASDDTAALACELAQWDQSLKHQGLNPGTTADLTVATLMLAALIHPAPGPGPQAADSSTRRLRAWHGT, encoded by the coding sequence GTGATCCGCACGGCCGGCATCCGCGACGCCTTCGTGCAGGCCTGCGCGCTGGATGTGGCGGTGCGCAAGCCCGGCAATGTGAGCCACGCCTCACCGGGCCACGGCATGCAGGCGGCGCAGTTCGAGGCCAGCGCCGAGGCCGCCGCGGGCCCGCTGTGCCGTGCCGGGGCCAGCGTGGGCCAGCGCATCGTGACGGCCCAGGCGGCCTCGTGGCGGGCGGCCGGCTGCAATACCAATCTCGGCATCGTGCTGCTGTGCGCGCCACTGGCGGCGGCCGCTGAGCAATGTCTGGCGGCGGCCGCTGAGCAAAGTCTGGCCGCGGCCGCCGAACACGGCCTCGCCGCGGCGGCACGGCCACCCTGGGCCGGCGCGGCCGCGCCGGCGGTGGCCCAGCCACCGCCGCAGCCGCTGCAGCCAGCCGGCCTGCGCGCGGCGCTGCAGCAGGTGCTGGGCGCGCTCGACCGCCACGACGCACAGGCCGCCTTCACGGCCATTGCCGCCGCGCAGCCGGGCGGCCTGGGCGAGGCACCCACGCAGGATGTGCACGGCCCGGCCACGCTGGGCCTGCGCGCCGCCATGGCCCTGGCCGCCGAGCGCGACCGCATCGCGCGCCAGTACCGCGACGGCTTTGCCGACCTGTTCGACACCGCGCTGCCGGCCTGGGCCGCAGCCTGCGGTGGCCAGCCGCTGGCGCCACCGCCGTGGGCCGGGCCGGGTGGCGACGCGGCGGGCCACCGCGCCGTGCTGCGCCTTTACCTGGCGCTGCTGGCGCGCTGGCCCGATTCACACATTGTGCGAAAGCACGGCGAGGCCGTGGCACACACTGTCATGGCGCTGGCGCAGGGCTGGCAGCGGCGTGCGGCCAGCGACGACACCGCCGCACTGGCCTGCGAACTGGCCCAGTGGGACCAGAGCCTCAAGCACCAGGGCCTGAACCCCGGCACCACGGCCGATTTGACCGTGGCAACCCTGATGCTGGCGGCCTTGATCCACCCTGCGCCGGGCCCTGGCCCGCAAGCGGCCGACAGCAGCACGCGTCGCCTGCGTGCATGGCACGGAACGTGA
- the fae gene encoding formaldehyde-activating enzyme, translating into MARINHMMVGESLVGEGNEVAHIDLLIGPRGSPAETAFANALVNNKDGFTSLLAVVAPNLLTKPSTVMFNKVTIKGAKQAVQMFGPAQRGVAMAVADSVEDGTIPADEADNLFVSVGVFIHWLAEDDKKIQDYNYQATREAIKRAVGGLPTAAQVVAQKGTAAHPFAAHL; encoded by the coding sequence ATGGCCAGGATCAATCACATGATGGTGGGCGAATCGCTCGTCGGCGAGGGCAACGAAGTAGCCCACATCGACCTGCTCATCGGCCCGCGCGGCAGCCCCGCCGAAACCGCCTTCGCCAACGCCCTCGTCAACAACAAGGACGGCTTCACCTCGCTGCTGGCGGTGGTGGCGCCCAACCTGCTGACCAAGCCGTCCACGGTGATGTTCAACAAGGTCACCATCAAGGGCGCCAAGCAGGCGGTGCAGATGTTCGGCCCGGCCCAGCGCGGCGTGGCCATGGCGGTGGCCGATTCGGTCGAAGACGGCACCATTCCGGCCGACGAGGCCGACAACCTGTTCGTCAGCGTGGGCGTGTTCATCCACTGGCTCGCCGAGGACGACAAGAAGATCCAGGACTACAACTACCAGGCCACCCGCGAGGCCATCAAGCGGGCCGTCGGCGGCCTGCCCACCGCCGCCCAGGTGGTGGCCCAGAAGGGCACGGCCGCCCATCCGTTTGCGGCCCACCTGTAA
- a CDS encoding dihydroneopterin aldolase has product MTPHWSDQNAWPAPGSPRADTAPATGRALDLIFIDGLLGQTVIGIHPSELHAPQPLRIDLQAGLPRALACDTDRIADTIDYGEVRERLLRLLAEHRLQLLEALAEQMASILIEEFHAAWVRVRVTKPRKFADVEAVGVQIERQASRRAGGHEGPGARQAAVLRLLGSGLVPGQR; this is encoded by the coding sequence ATGACCCCGCATTGGAGCGACCAGAACGCCTGGCCGGCCCCCGGCAGCCCACGCGCCGACACGGCCCCGGCCACCGGCCGGGCGCTGGACCTGATCTTCATCGACGGCCTGCTCGGCCAGACCGTGATCGGCATCCATCCGAGCGAGCTGCACGCGCCGCAGCCGCTGCGCATCGACCTGCAGGCCGGGCTGCCGCGTGCACTGGCCTGCGACACCGACCGCATTGCCGACACCATCGACTACGGCGAGGTGCGCGAGCGCCTGCTGCGCCTGCTGGCCGAGCACCGGCTGCAGCTGCTCGAGGCCCTGGCCGAGCAGATGGCCAGCATCCTGATCGAGGAGTTTCATGCTGCCTGGGTGCGTGTGCGCGTGACCAAGCCACGCAAGTTTGCCGATGTCGAAGCGGTGGGTGTGCAGATCGAGCGCCAGGCCAGCCGCCGTGCTGGTGGCCACGAGGGCCCGGGTGCACGCCAGGCCGCGGTGCTGCGCCTGCTGGGCAGCGGCCTGGTGCCGGGCCAGCGCTGA